A region of the Desulfurellaceae bacterium genome:
CTGGTATTGTTTGCCTGGATCATGTGGCTACGCCTGCGCGGGCTGCACATGACTGCCGAACTGGACGCGCTACGGCGTCAGGCCGTGGCTGCCTCCTGAGCCTGGAAGAGAACCGACATGTGGTATCTGTTTGGCGCGTTCAGCGCATTCTGGTTGATCGTCTTCGTGTATATGTTCTCTCTCTCCCGCCAGCAGAGCCGGCTGTCCCACGAGCTGGAGACCTTGCGTAAGACGCTGGAGTAGAACTGAAACCTTGGCATAGTGTGGAAAGAGCCAGGGAAGGTATTTGTTGTTATGGGCGAGGGACACCGAGCTGCTCGCAAATGGTCCGAGCGGTCGTGTTC
Encoded here:
- a CDS encoding CcmD family protein, translating into MWYLFGAFSAFWLIVFVYMFSLSRQQSRLSHELETLRKTLE